DNA sequence from the Leptospira limi genome:
AAACTGCCTCCCATCAAATTCACACGAGTGATTGGTTTATCAATTTTAGTTTTGGAAACTAAATTGATGCTACCACCAATGGCAGATCCCGAAAAACCAGCAGGTGTTCCCGATTTGTATATTTCAATTTTTTCCAAATTATCAAAGGGTAAGTCGGCAAGATTGATTTCACCACCTAACGAGTTATTGATTGGAACTCCATTCCAATACACTTTTGATTGGTTGGGATTTGTGCCACGTAGGGAAAGTGTCGAATAGGAACCAAGTCCACCGTATTGGCGAATTCTAACTCCCGCTTCTCGATTCAAAATATCAGGAAGACTCATATAGCGAGTGTTTGTTGATTCGAGATTGATCTCTTTTTGAAAGCCAGTTGGGTTTTTACTAAAATTTGTATTTTTAGAGGAGGATTCCACATTTGCTTTGATCTCAACAGTTTCTGGCTCTTTGTTAGGAGAAGTTTGAGAAAATAGAAAATTTGGTCCGAGGAACAAACAAACGAGCAAAAATAATTTGAATTTGGAAATCATGAAGCCGTTTTTTCTCGGTACCTAGCCAAACTGGAATAGGAAAATTGAGTGTCAATTCCCTAAAGGAAAAAAGCATTGTTCCCATGAGACATTACGACGTATTCGGCGTAGGAAACGCCCTGGTAGATATCATTGCATTCATCGACCCAAACTTTTTAGAAAAACAAAATATCACAAAGGGAGTGATGACCTTAGTTGACGAAACGAGACAAGGTCAAATTCTTGCCGACCTCCATAATGAGAAAAAGGAACTTCGCTCTGGTGGAAGTGCTGCCAACACGATGATCGCAATCGCCAATTCAGGTGGGACTTGTTGTTACACTGGCAAAGTCACACATGATACCTATGGTGAATTTTATAAAAAAGATATGGAAGATGCGGGAGTTTTATTTGAAACCACTCCTGACAAAAACGGACATACTGGTACTTGTGTTGTTCTCACCACTCCAGATGCAGAACGAACTATGCTTACAAATCTAGCCATTTCGACATCTCTAGGACCAAATGACATCGATGTAGAAAACTTAAAAAAAAGTAAGTTTGTTTATGTAGAAGGTTATTTGTGGGATGGGGATTCTACGAAAAAAGCAAGTGAACTCACCATGAAACTTGCAAAAGAAAACAATATCAAAGTTTCCTTTACTTATAGTGATCCATTTTGTGTAAATCGTTCTCGTAATGAATTTATCCACCTAACCAAAGAATATGTTGATGTAGTTTTTTGTAATTCGGAAGAAGGGCTTGCTTTAAGTGGAGCAAAAACTCCAGAGGAAGCCGTACAATTTGTATCTAAACTTTGTCCATTGGTATTTATGACCGCAGGAAAAGATGGAGCTTATGTAGCAGAAAATGGAAAAATTACGTTGGTTCCAGGATTTCCAGTCAAACCAATTGATACCACAGGAGCAGGGGATGCTTTTGCTGCGGGAGTTTTGTATGGACTCACACAAGGGTATTCAGCACAAAAATCAGCGAGATGGGGCAATTATGTTGCTTCTCGAATTGTTTGTGAAGTCGGTCCAAGGTTATCAGTAAGACTCATGGGTAGACAAGATGAAATTTTAACTGGGTTCCAAGACAAATAAGAAATCGATTTATTTTTTGTGAAAGTCCATCCATAAGGTTTGGATTTTATCTGCAATTTCAAGAGGGGCAAACGGTTTTTCAATCACACCAATGCCCCCTCTTTTTTGGTATTCCAATATTTCATTCTTTAGCACACGTGATGTGATGAATGCAACTGGAATCTCTTTAGTTTCTGGAAAAATTTTTAATTCTTCAATCAGTTCCATTCCATTCATTCCTGGCATCAGTACATCAAGCAAAATTAAATCAGGTTGTAGGATAATGGCTTTTTGTAAACCTTCTGGGCCAGTTTTTGCAAAACTCACTTCATAACTTGAGTTAAATGCTAATGCAATTCTTAGAATTTCAACTATGTCTTCTTCATCTTCTACGATTAATACATGTTTTAAGTTAGGAAGAGTCATTGGCCAAATCCTGCAGGAATTTGTCCTGGTTTTACGATGGGTAACTCAATCGTGAAAACAGTGCCAGTATCATCTGATAAAAAGTAAATTGTCCCTTTCATTGCTTCAACAAACCCTTTTGTAATCGATAAACCAAGTCCAGATCCACCTACGAGTTTGTCTTTTGGAGGTGCACCTTGTGCAAACCTATGAAATAATCTAGGAGCAAAATTTGGATCGATACCAGGTCCATTGTCTTTGATGAGAATTTTTGCCTTTGTTCCCTCTGATTGAACGGAGATTGTCACTTCAGAAAATTTAGGTGTGTATTTTACGGCATTGGAAATCAAATTGGTGATGCAGTGATTTAACCTATCTTCATCCACATAAACAGTTGTTTGTGGAAAGTTAGAATCAAAGTTTAACAAAACATGGTATTGTTCCGCAAATGTGCGCATACCATCCACTGACGTTTGTAGGATTTCTTTTAATGAATAGGTTCTAAATTTAAAATTAATATTCCCTGAATCTAAGGCTTCGATATCAAGTAAATCCGTAACAAAACGAACAAGTCTTTGTGTGTTTTTCCTACAGATATTGAGTAAGGACTTGGTTTGGTTGGAAACTTCTCCGGCAACTCCCGCAAGTAACAAATCAATTGATCCTTTGATGGAAGTAAGTGGGGTTCTCAGTTCATGGCTTACCAAACTGATAAATTCATTTTTTAATGCTTCCGCTTTTTTTCGTTCCGTGATATTACGAATGATGGCAAGTGCGTCCACATCTCCAGTTTTGGTAAAACGTGCTTCAAAACATTTTTCACCATCAGAATCATGGATGGAATATTCAACCGTTTTGGTTTCTCCTAAATCAATGACCTGTTCCAATATGGAACGAATTTCCTCTAATTTGTTTTCTGGGAAAATTTCGCTTATGTCCGAATAACGAAGGTTTGTTTCTTTGTTCTTACAATCCCATCCTGTAAAATGTGGGAATTCTTTATGATTAATGGTTTTTCCATTCCTATGGATCCCATACAAGGAGTCTGGTAAGGCATTTAAAATGGTTTTGTTTTTGGTGATGATTTGGCTAAATTCATCTTTTGCATTTTTGGCGTGTGTGACTTCTGTTGCGATGATGATTGTGAAATTTTCCTGCGGGAAAACTTGCATATCATACCAACCCATTCCATCAAAGTATGTTTCCTCTGAGCGAAAGGTTTTTTTTTCTTCAATCGCTTCCATGAGATGTGTTCCGAATTCGAGGGTTTTTAAAACTGGAAATAAATTCCAGATGTTCTGCCCTAACATTTCTTCAGCGGATTTGCCTGCCATTTCTTCCGCTTTGGCATTGACATAGGTATAATTTCCTTCTCTGTCTAAGACAAACACCGAATTCGTACGTGTTTCTAGGATTTTGTCAAAGTATTGTGGGACAAAATTGTGCCAATTTTGGCCTAGAAGTTGCTTTGCATCAAAAAAGCTCTCTTCATCCTTGAAAAAGCTTTTGATTTTTTCTAGAAATTCATTCATAGGTGCAGGTATACGAAAACTAAACCAAAGTTATGATACAAGTCAGCAATTTATCCAAATTTTACGGCGAAAAACGAGCCATCTCAGGGCTCAATTTTAAATTAGAGAAAGGTGAGATTGTGGGTCTCCTCGGTTTGAATGGCGCGGGAAAAACCACAACCATTCGGATCCTCACAGGGTATTTGATCCCAAGTGCGGGGGATGCCTCCATTGATGGTAAGTCTATCTTTGATTATCCATTGGAAGCAAAACAAAAGATCGGTTATTTACCAGAAACTCCGCCACTGTATGAGGATATGACGATATCCGAATACCTCCAATTTGTAGGTAGGATCAAAAAAATTGAAGAATCAAAATTACCTTTAGAGATCGAGAAGGTGATTGAAAAAACAAATCTGAGCCATGTAAAAGACAAACTCATTGGAACCTTATCCCTTGGGTACCGCAAACGAGTGGGAATTGCACAAGCCATCTTAGGGGACCCCGAGATTGTCATCATGGATGAACCGATTTCCGGGCTTGATCCAAAACAAATTGTCGAAATTAGAAGTCTTATCCGAAGTTTGGCGGGAAGTCACACCGTTCTTATCTCTAGTCATATCTTGACAGAGATTTATAAAACCTGTGATAAATTTTTGTTCCTTCATAAAGGAAGTTTAAAACAAGAACTTTCTCTCACTCGATTAGAGGAAGAGATGAACCGTCTTGCGGGTTGGGAGGTGGGACTATCAGGGAAACCAAAAGAAGAACTAAACCAATTTATGAAATCTGTACTTTCAGATGCTGATCATTATAATGAAATGGGAACAAACAAAGAAGAAGAAATGTTTTTAGTTCGCACAACAAATCCAAAACAATTCAAAGAGTCTTTGTTTTCGAAAGCATTGTCTCTTGGGATTCAAATTGAATCTTTAAAAAAACAAGATGTGTCACTTGAACAAATTTTTATGGAGAAAATATGAACTGGCAAACGGCTGTTTGGATCTATAAAAAAGAATTAAAATTATTTTTTGGAACTTACATGGGTCCTCTTGTGTTAGGTGGAACTGCTTTTTTGAATGCATTATTTGTGATGATTCTCAATTTTAATGGAACTGCCAATTATGAAATTGCAACCTACATCACCTTTATTTCATTTATGACAACCATCCTAATTGCTATGGTGATCATTTCCATGGGTTCCATCGTAGAAGAAAAAAACAAAGGAACCCTTGAGTTACTGTTTACCTCTCCCATTACGGATTTAGAAATTGTCTTCGGTAAATTTATGTTTGGTGTGACTGTATGTGGTATCATTACAGTTTTCATCAATGGACTTTTTCCTCTTTTACTTTATGCGTTTTGGAAAGCACCATTTTATATGGTGGCATCGGGAAGTGTAGGGGTATTTTTACTTGGAGTTTTTACATTCGCGATTGGAATGTTTGGTTCTAGTCTTGGCAAAAACCAAATGATCTCACTTCTTATCTCAGTGCTCATCATTTTGACACTTTGGGTAGTGGGTTATTTCTCACATTTGTTCCAAGCTACTACAAGAAAGGTTTTATTCCATTTGCATATATTTTCCCACTTCGCTGCGTTTGCCAAAGGTGTTTTGCCTTTGACGGGGATTGTATTTTTCTTAAGTGGAACTTTCCTATTTTTATACTTAACCGTAAAGGTCTTGGAATCCAGGAGATGGAGAGGTTAGATCATGTTATTATCAGCTGATAGAGTTTTACCGTTTGTAAGTTTAGTTTCTCTTTTCGCCTATTTCTTGTTTGATGGAATGGTGGTGGATCCAAAACGAAAAATCATCTTTTTGGGTGTGGTGTTTTTATTTTTAGCATCAGACACAATCGTTCGTGCGTTTTCTAAAGGGATTAGAAAGGAAGACCAAAACCGATACATTGCTGCCGTATTTGGTATTGCAGCCTTTTTGTTATCTGTTTTACGTGATTTTTTAGATTTAAAACCTGTTGTTGGTTTTAATGAAGAAGTGAGCGCCATTCCAAAAGTTAGAGAATTCCTCTTATTATGTGTGGTTCTTTTTTCTTTGGTTTTCCTTTTACAAATCATCCTTCTTGAGATTGGCAAATCCTCTCTCGAAGCACAAAGTAATTTAGCAAAATCCAAAAGTTCCTTATTACAAAATGCAGTATTAGGATTTTTGTTTGTATTACCGATTCTTGTGGCAGTCAATTATTTTGCGATCAAACGGAATTATAATTTTGATTTGAGTAGCCAAGGGAAATTTTCTCTTTCCCAAATTTCAAGAAACCTCATCAAACCAATCACGCAAGATGTAACAATTACAGCGTTTTACCCAAGGCCTCTCGAAGCCGATGGGCCAGCGAATGGAGATAAATTAGCGGCTTTTGCCTTAACACGCGTAAGACCAGACATTGAGATTTTACTCGACCAAATTAAGTCTGAAAATTCTCACATTACAGTCCAGTTCATCAATGCGGATGTAGAAATTGATTTATTAAAAGAATTTGGACAAGTTTCTAATGGAACCATTTTTGTTCGTTCTAAAAAACAATCTGTATTAACTTCTGCTATTCCTTTTGCAGAAGAAAGAGTAATTGCGAAAGAACCAAAGGATCTGGAAGACTTAGAGCGTAAGTTAGTTGGTGCTCTCCTCAATGTCACAACCGAACAAAAAAAAGTTTATTTCACTGTTGCCAATGGGGAGCGATATGGAATGGCTTTTCGGGCACTTCCCAACGAACAGGTAAATCGATTTGTATCCGCTTTACAATTCTTAAATTTTAAAGTAGCAGAACTTGGATTTGCACAAGGTTGGCCTTCTAAACTTCCTGAAGATGCAGATATGCTTGTGATCCTTGGGCCAACGGTTCCCTTTTCGAAAGAAGCAAGAGATGAAATCACCAAGTATGTTTTAGAAAAAAATGGAAAAATTCTCATCACCATGGAACCAAAAGGGAGTGAGGATTTTGGTTGGTTATTACAATCAGCTGGTTTGAAGTTTAATGTTTCTCCAATGATTGAAAGGGAAGAAAAACCTGGATTTATTGTTGCAAAACGTTTCCCTGAAAATCCAATCACAGAACTTTTACAGAAAAAAGATATGGGAATTTTGTTTCCTTACAGTGGTTATTTGGAAACCGAACCCAATGCACCAACTCCATTTGTTTGGAAATCAGCTACCTTACTTGAATCTGGATATGATGCCTACCAAGACCTAAACAAAAATGGTAAAATGGATGCAAACGAAAAGAAAGAAAGTAAAATCCTTTCGGTAGTCTTGTCTCCCATGTCACTCACAGGGGAAAAGTCAGGAAAAATCATTCTGCACACAGGGACTAGTTGGCTTACGGACCAATTCATACCTTATGTGATGAACTCGCAATTTTCAACAGTTTCGATCACTGGTTTATTCCAAGATAATATTGTCGCTGAGATTCCATTAAAAAAGGAAGAAGTGGATACCATTTCATTATCCGACAATCAAAAGTTAGTTGCATGGGTCATTGGGGTATTTCTATTCCCAGGATTTATTTTGGCAGTTGGATCTTACTTTGTCTACACAAGGCGTAAACATTCTTTATTAGAAGTATGAAACAAAAAATTAGTTTAGTTCTCGTTGCATTTATTGGTTTGTTCCTCCTATTTTATTTAATGGAGGACCATCCAGAAAATATTTCTGAAACGAATTATTGGAAAGAAGATTGGAAATCGATCCAATACAATCCTCCAAAGTCCGATTGGTGTGGAAACTTGGTTCCTAGTTTTGCCGAATTCCCAATGGTGTTTCGAAAGATTTCACGTGGCTGGAATGAACCAGCTTTGTATACAGTCACAACACTTGTGAATGGAAACAATGTTGCGTATGAAGGGAATTACAATGTGAAAAATAGTTTTTCCGAACTCAGTGTTCTCAAAACAAAACTCATTGAATCTTCTTCACAAGAAATCAAAAAAACTTATTGTTTGGGCGAGTTTTCTCCTTCTCTGTCTTTGTCCGAAGAAAATGGAGCAGATATAAAATTTCAACCTAACAAACGGTTGTTATTTGGAAAGAAGATAGGAGCTGAGGAAGGACGGATTGCGGTTTTAGTCAATGATGAGATCATTGCTCCTTACCAGTACATCATTGAAAAATTCAGAACACCCGTTTCGAATTTTAGAGAAAAAATGTATGTCACTATGAGTGAAGGTTATATCCAAGAGCTCAAATTCATTGGGCAAGGCATCACTGTCCAAGTCGAAAACAGAGCCAAAAAAAACCAATACAATGTATTTGTAAATGAATGGAGTCGCACCACTGGGGAACGGATTGTATTACCTCCCGATGTAGGAAACCAATGGGAAACGGTTGTAAAAGGTTTAAAAGTAGAATTTTATCCTGACGAAGTTGGGGCTCCCAAGTTTCCGAGTTTGACGGAAACAACAAATCCAGAGGCCGTCTTAGAGATTACCATTTCTGGTGGGAACAAAATCCGATTGTCTCTTTTCCCTGTTTGGGAATCCGAACAAGGAAGGTGGCGGCCAGTCCGAAGGCAGTTTCCTCCCTATTTCGATGAGTCCATCACTTGGATGAAAGAAGAATCCTTCCAAAATTTAGTGAATGCAGTCATGAAAGTGAAAAGTGCTTCCCGATACGAGCGTCCCAACCAGAAAATCCAATAAGGTGCAAAAAGTTTCAACCATCACACAACGGATGCAACTCATCCGTGATTTGTTTTATTCCCCAATGTCTGCTTTCGAATCGTATTACCACAAAGCAGATTTGGGTGGGCGTGACCTATGGTTTGCTCATTTGCAGTTGATGTTACTGGCACCAATTGCTAAGTTTCTAGGTAACTGCATCCAAATTCTGATTTTTAAAGTTTCGTTTGTGGAAGAGGAAACAAGACTCACTTATACCCAAGGGGTTGGAACTGTTTTCTTTTTTTACCTTGGATTCTATTTTGTCATTCGCCTTGTGGATAGTTTTCGGATGTACCACCAAATGCGTGATCGTACAAAAGATTGGGAAGGGCCTGAACCTCATGTTTTTATCATATCCTTTTTGGCTTTTACTGCTACATCAATCTTTTGGATTTTCCCTGCACCAATCCCCTTGTTTATGTTAGCTGTTGGTTTCCTATATTCTTTACATTTGTCTTATTTTTATTTATCCATTCGAAGGACTTGGAGTTCTTTTGATTTTTTGTTTT
Encoded proteins:
- a CDS encoding PAS domain-containing sensor histidine kinase codes for the protein MNEFLEKIKSFFKDEESFFDAKQLLGQNWHNFVPQYFDKILETRTNSVFVLDREGNYTYVNAKAEEMAGKSAEEMLGQNIWNLFPVLKTLEFGTHLMEAIEEKKTFRSEETYFDGMGWYDMQVFPQENFTIIIATEVTHAKNAKDEFSQIITKNKTILNALPDSLYGIHRNGKTINHKEFPHFTGWDCKNKETNLRYSDISEIFPENKLEEIRSILEQVIDLGETKTVEYSIHDSDGEKCFEARFTKTGDVDALAIIRNITERKKAEALKNEFISLVSHELRTPLTSIKGSIDLLLAGVAGEVSNQTKSLLNICRKNTQRLVRFVTDLLDIEALDSGNINFKFRTYSLKEILQTSVDGMRTFAEQYHVLLNFDSNFPQTTVYVDEDRLNHCITNLISNAVKYTPKFSEVTISVQSEGTKAKILIKDNGPGIDPNFAPRLFHRFAQGAPPKDKLVGGSGLGLSITKGFVEAMKGTIYFLSDDTGTVFTIELPIVKPGQIPAGFGQ
- a CDS encoding ABC transporter ATP-binding protein, translating into MIQVSNLSKFYGEKRAISGLNFKLEKGEIVGLLGLNGAGKTTTIRILTGYLIPSAGDASIDGKSIFDYPLEAKQKIGYLPETPPLYEDMTISEYLQFVGRIKKIEESKLPLEIEKVIEKTNLSHVKDKLIGTLSLGYRKRVGIAQAILGDPEIVIMDEPISGLDPKQIVEIRSLIRSLAGSHTVLISSHILTEIYKTCDKFLFLHKGSLKQELSLTRLEEEMNRLAGWEVGLSGKPKEELNQFMKSVLSDADHYNEMGTNKEEEMFLVRTTNPKQFKESLFSKALSLGIQIESLKKQDVSLEQIFMEKI
- a CDS encoding ABC transporter permease; amino-acid sequence: MNWQTAVWIYKKELKLFFGTYMGPLVLGGTAFLNALFVMILNFNGTANYEIATYITFISFMTTILIAMVIISMGSIVEEKNKGTLELLFTSPITDLEIVFGKFMFGVTVCGIITVFINGLFPLLLYAFWKAPFYMVASGSVGVFLLGVFTFAIGMFGSSLGKNQMISLLISVLIILTLWVVGYFSHLFQATTRKVLFHLHIFSHFAAFAKGVLPLTGIVFFLSGTFLFLYLTVKVLESRRWRG
- a CDS encoding adenosine kinase, which produces MRHYDVFGVGNALVDIIAFIDPNFLEKQNITKGVMTLVDETRQGQILADLHNEKKELRSGGSAANTMIAIANSGGTCCYTGKVTHDTYGEFYKKDMEDAGVLFETTPDKNGHTGTCVVLTTPDAERTMLTNLAISTSLGPNDIDVENLKKSKFVYVEGYLWDGDSTKKASELTMKLAKENNIKVSFTYSDPFCVNRSRNEFIHLTKEYVDVVFCNSEEGLALSGAKTPEEAVQFVSKLCPLVFMTAGKDGAYVAENGKITLVPGFPVKPIDTTGAGDAFAAGVLYGLTQGYSAQKSARWGNYVASRIVCEVGPRLSVRLMGRQDEILTGFQDK
- a CDS encoding motility-associated ABC transporter substrate-binding family protein gives rise to the protein MLLSADRVLPFVSLVSLFAYFLFDGMVVDPKRKIIFLGVVFLFLASDTIVRAFSKGIRKEDQNRYIAAVFGIAAFLLSVLRDFLDLKPVVGFNEEVSAIPKVREFLLLCVVLFSLVFLLQIILLEIGKSSLEAQSNLAKSKSSLLQNAVLGFLFVLPILVAVNYFAIKRNYNFDLSSQGKFSLSQISRNLIKPITQDVTITAFYPRPLEADGPANGDKLAAFALTRVRPDIEILLDQIKSENSHITVQFINADVEIDLLKEFGQVSNGTIFVRSKKQSVLTSAIPFAEERVIAKEPKDLEDLERKLVGALLNVTTEQKKVYFTVANGERYGMAFRALPNEQVNRFVSALQFLNFKVAELGFAQGWPSKLPEDADMLVILGPTVPFSKEARDEITKYVLEKNGKILITMEPKGSEDFGWLLQSAGLKFNVSPMIEREEKPGFIVAKRFPENPITELLQKKDMGILFPYSGYLETEPNAPTPFVWKSATLLESGYDAYQDLNKNGKMDANEKKESKILSVVLSPMSLTGEKSGKIILHTGTSWLTDQFIPYVMNSQFSTVSITGLFQDNIVAEIPLKKEEVDTISLSDNQKLVAWVIGVFLFPGFILAVGSYFVYTRRKHSLLEV
- a CDS encoding response regulator, with amino-acid sequence MTLPNLKHVLIVEDEEDIVEILRIALAFNSSYEVSFAKTGPEGLQKAIILQPDLILLDVLMPGMNGMELIEELKIFPETKEIPVAFITSRVLKNEILEYQKRGGIGVIEKPFAPLEIADKIQTLWMDFHKK